A window of Candidatus Poribacteria bacterium genomic DNA:
TCAGCACAGTTTGGTGTCAAGACGACCGTCGTTGTACCGCATGGGAATAACCCTGAAAAGAATAGTGCGATGCAAGCGTTCGGAGCAGAACTGATTGAACACGGTGCCGATTTTGACGAGGCACTTGTGTTGTGTGAAAAACTCCAAGTTGAACGTGGGCTTTACTATGTTCACCCTTGCATGGAACCAGCACTCTTCCACGGTGTCGGTACCTATTCGCTTGAGATTTTTGAAAGTCTACCGAATGTGGACGCGATTATCGTGCCGATCGGTGGTGGAAGCGGTTCTTGTGGTGCTATTACCGTTGCGAAGGCGATCAATCCGAAGGTCAAGGTCATTGGTGTACAAGCGGAAAATGCCCCCGCTATCTATCGCTCATGGCAAGCTGGACAGCGTATGGAGACGGATTCTTGCGATACAATCGCAGATGGACTCGCGACGCGTGTGCCGTTCTCAATACCGTTTTCCATTATCAAAAAAGGCATTCACGACATGGTCTTGCTCAGCGAGTCGGAAATTGCAGAGGGTATCCGTTCCGCGTTACGGTGGACGCACAACTTGGCGGAAGGTGCGGGAGCAGCACCACTTGCAGCTGCACATAAACTCACAGATAAATTAGCAGGGAAAAACGTCGTGATGGTGATGAGCGGTGCGAATCTGGACACAGAAACGCTCAAGAAAGTGCTTGCCTACCAGTTGTGAATCACGTAGACAGGAGTAGACCCTTCAACCAAGCGGAGGGATGCCCATTCCGCACCTTCCACGAACTCGTTGCGGAGCGCGTTTGTTAGGTCGGGGTGGATATGTAGCGATGTCAAATCCCAACGCAAATTTTCGCTCTTTTCCACAATGACGTTTGGGACTTCAGCGATAAGCGAGACGCGTTGCAACGCACTATTTTTTCGGGTTAATCGGAGGGTTGATAAGACATAGTGAATCGTCTGTTTCGGGTCTCGCATTTCGGCACTGTAATGTTCGTCTGTAGACACTCGGTAATGTCCGAAACGCATCAGTTTTAGGTTACCAAGAAACTGATCTGTTTCATATCCTTCCGGGCGCGGTAAACCCCCATAAATAATAATGTGTCGGCATCCGTATTCTGCCAAGGCATAGTCCACAGCAAGTTGTCCATCGGTATAGTCTTTGTCCGTTTGTCCAATCCATTCCTGAACAATCTGTTTTGCTTGTGGGAGGGGTTTGTGACCCCGATCATCAACCGAATCCATGTCTCCAATGAGGATATCTGGAACAAGCGGCGTGTCTACACCCCGATTTAATTCTTCAAATATACGGATTCCGCCATCGGCACAGATAAGCGGTAAACGGTCTTCCACCGCGGTTACAATCTCTTGACGGTAGAAGTCGAGATGCCGTGTGTCATAATAGCCGTTGAGAAAGATGAGTGCCGATTTCATTTTTTTACTTTCCTTGCGGTTCGGTGAGGTGGATATTGTATGACAGAAGCAGTTGACAAGGATGATAGGAACGTTTAACGCGCTTTAGGTTCTCTAACCCAGAATCGTCCATGGCGTTAATCCATCTGTAAGTATCCATCAATTCCTTACAGAATTCGCGGTAAATAAACTGTGCCAACCCCTTTGTGCCGAGGTCAGTAATCTCAAACAGCACGCAGAACGTCTCCGCGTTTAGTGGATAGCCGAAGGTATAGCCTCTAATTTCCCCATCAATGCGGACAACTCTGCCAAGAAGTCCGAGCGCATTCGCACGTGAAATCCCAATTCGGTGCGCCGACTGTGAGTCGTCGAGCATCGCATTATAGATTGGATCGTCGGACTTTGCCGACCGCATCTCGCGCCATCTATTATACAGCGCGAGACACGCACCCTGATCGGCTGCGGTATACGGACGCAACTTTACTGACGGATATTTCGCTACGAAGCCGTTGTATGCGTGGCGTTGTTGTTTGTAGCGATCCCCTCGCAGCCCTGCAAGTGCCTCTGTTTCGTAGAGATATTCCGTCTCTTTCAAGGTGGCACGAAACCCATTCTTTTGAAAGAAAACAATCATCTTTTGTGGCACATTTTCGATGCGAGTGATGTGCCGATTCCGATTGGATTTTAACATGAATTGGTATGCTTGGCAAATAACATTTAGGTAGGTAGGGTTTCCGGTCTCACACGGCATCGGCAGTATCGGCATGAAATAGTCGTCGCCCTGTTTTGCGAAGATACAGAGATAATCCGAGAGCAGTGTCCAATAAAACTGAAAATGTTCTTGCCAGACATAAAGCGGTGCGAAGGCATAATGAGACAGACGCGTACAGGGGCGATGCGCGCGTAGGTCAAAAATCGGTGTGTCGTTAAGTGTAAGTGGTTGAAGTCGCATCTGTTAGTTTTTCTCAAACATCGCGACAAGGAGATCGCTTCTACCGAGTTTATGCACGATCGTCACAGTCTCTTGATAGTCACCGATAAGGCTCCAATTCGCTGTAATTTGTGCGGTAACCTCTTCGGATTCAATGTAATCAATGACATTGCGGATCTGTTGCTGGAATGTTTCCGTTTCGAGGTGTTCCTCACCGAATGGGCAGAGCGTATCCACGCCGAGTACTACCTCACTTCCATCTTCGTTGAACATGAGCGCGAACGGATAGAGTTGGCAATCAAGCGGACGGATTGAGTAGATCGTGCAATGGCTTGTCTCTGGTTCAAAGAAAGCACAGATATAGAAATCGTTGTGGCGTTTGAGTTGGATTTGCGCACTTGCGCCATCTGCTTGCGGACGAAAGTGTGTTGGGTCGGCACCATGTGCTACGGCGTTCTCTTTCTCCATTTCGGTGAAGATAGGTGCGAGCGGACTGTCCGCCTCTAAGAACCTGCAACAGACATCACACGAGAAGCAGACCTCGGCGGGGATGATTTGGTAGAGTTTGGGGGCCGTAGGGATAGGTGTCTCCATCGTGTATCCAATGTGCGTGTTGAACCTTAGAATAGAAGATTCCGCTGCCCGACTATGATGCCAAAGTTTTCCCGATTGTATCAATCACAATGTGGATATCCTTCTCGGTTAACCCTGGATGAAGTGGGAGACTCACAACGCGTTCAAATGCCGCTTCAGCGTACGGGAAATCGCCGACACGGTAGCCGTACCGTTCCTGATAAAAATCGAAGAGGTGTAACGGAATATAGTGGACACTGCATTCGATGTTCGCCTCACGTAGGGCTTCCACGAATTCGTCTCGGTTGCCGGTGTTGAGCTGGATAATGTAGAGATGCCATGCATGCTCGCGCGAATCATTCGGTGCTACGGGGGTGCTTATCTCCGAAAATTTTGCCAGTTCCGTTTGATAGATCTGTGCGAAATTTCGGCGGCGTTCATGCTGTTTGTTGAGTTTCATGAGCTGACACAACCCCATCGCCGCTTGGATATCGGTCATGTTGTATTTATAACCTTCAGTCGCAATGTCGTAACGCCAAATATTGCGCTGCGATTGACGTGCCCAAGCGTCTTTATCAATTCCATGGAGCCGCATGGTGCGAAGCGGTTTAGCGAATGCGTCGCTGTTGGTGGTAATCATACCGCCTTCGCCTGTGGTGAGGTTTTTATTTGCATAAAAACTAAAGGCAGACAGGTCACCGATAGCACCGATGTGCTGTCCTTTGTATTCAACTGGAATGGCGTGCGCGGCGTCGTCAATGAGCGTGAGATTGTGGTTTTGACTTATGTCCTGCAGCGCATCCATGTCGCACGGGATACCAGCGATGTGAACCGGAAGGATCGCCTTTGTACGGGGTGTTATCGCCTGCTCAATTTTACTTGTGTCGATGTT
This region includes:
- a CDS encoding pyridoxal-phosphate dependent enzyme, translating into SAQFGVKTTVVVPHGNNPEKNSAMQAFGAELIEHGADFDEALVLCEKLQVERGLYYVHPCMEPALFHGVGTYSLEIFESLPNVDAIIVPIGGGSGSCGAITVAKAINPKVKVIGVQAENAPAIYRSWQAGQRMETDSCDTIADGLATRVPFSIPFSIIKKGIHDMVLLSESEIAEGIRSALRWTHNLAEGAGAAPLAAAHKLTDKLAGKNVVMVMSGANLDTETLKKVLAYQL
- a CDS encoding phosphatidylglycerol lysyltransferase domain-containing protein, whose translation is MRLQPLTLNDTPIFDLRAHRPCTRLSHYAFAPLYVWQEHFQFYWTLLSDYLCIFAKQGDDYFMPILPMPCETGNPTYLNVICQAYQFMLKSNRNRHITRIENVPQKMIVFFQKNGFRATLKETEYLYETEALAGLRGDRYKQQRHAYNGFVAKYPSVKLRPYTAADQGACLALYNRWREMRSAKSDDPIYNAMLDDSQSAHRIGISRANALGLLGRVVRIDGEIRGYTFGYPLNAETFCVLFEITDLGTKGLAQFIYREFCKELMDTYRWINAMDDSGLENLKRVKRSYHPCQLLLSYNIHLTEPQGK
- a CDS encoding YkgJ family cysteine cluster protein — its product is MIQSGKLWHHSRAAESSILRFNTHIGYTMETPIPTAPKLYQIIPAEVCFSCDVCCRFLEADSPLAPIFTEMEKENAVAHGADPTHFRPQADGASAQIQLKRHNDFYICAFFEPETSHCTIYSIRPLDCQLYPFALMFNEDGSEVVLGVDTLCPFGEEHLETETFQQQIRNVIDYIESEEVTAQITANWSLIGDYQETVTIVHKLGRSDLLVAMFEKN
- a CDS encoding DegT/DnrJ/EryC1/StrS family aminotransferase codes for the protein MANNRFIPFSRPWIDDTEIEAVSQVLASKWISTGNRVREFERAFAEYLGVKHAIAVSSCTAALHLSLVVAGIGSGDEVITTPYTFTATAEAIRYVGAKPVFVDIHPDTLNIDTSKIEQAITPRTKAILPVHIAGIPCDMDALQDISQNHNLTLIDDAAHAIPVEYKGQHIGAIGDLSAFSFYANKNLTTGEGGMITTNSDAFAKPLRTMRLHGIDKDAWARQSQRNIWRYDIATEGYKYNMTDIQAAMGLCQLMKLNKQHERRRNFAQIYQTELAKFSEISTPVAPNDSREHAWHLYIIQLNTGNRDEFVEALREANIECSVHYIPLHLFDFYQERYGYRVGDFPYAEAAFERVVSLPLHPGLTEKDIHIVIDTIGKTLAS